One segment of Raphanus sativus cultivar WK10039 unplaced genomic scaffold, ASM80110v3 Scaffold3035, whole genome shotgun sequence DNA contains the following:
- the LOC108857145 gene encoding uncharacterized protein LOC108857145, translating into MGGCTSKQERPSMRSVKKETSTERSRGRRHIRRGTDESEKVMFDKLREAEREWGKEREKLREQVKRLRKKVEEKEEAKTTTTEEREYWKWVVEEMCVERAVRDEAVEKWKQLYLAIKNELDHLIIHTTSSSSGEAIMQRQLEGKGEEEAVKTVEGLRDEVKVKENTIETLKEKIALMDREKYEKEREIDLLRQSLRILGSRKNKKKRASFASMNLMILKTKCVECT; encoded by the exons ATGGGTGGTTGCACAAGCAAGCAAGAGAGGCCTAGTATGAGAAGTgtcaagaaggagacttcaactgagagaagcagaggaagaagacacATAAGAAGAGGAACGGATGAgagtgagaaagtgatgtttgaTAAACTTAGAGAGGCAGAGAGAGAGTGggggaaagagagagaaaagctTAGAGAGCAAGTGAAGAGGCTAAGGAAGAAAGTGGAGGAGAAAGAGGAAgcaaagacaacaacaacagagGAGAGAGAGTACTGGAAATGGGTTGTTGAGGAGATGTGTGTGGAGAGAGCAGTGAGAGATGAAGCCGTGGAGAAATGGAAACAACTTTATTTAGCTATCAAGAATGAGCTTGATCATCTCATCATCCACAcaacttcctcctcttctg GAGAGGCAATAATGCAAAGGCAACTTGAGGGCAaaggtgaagaagaagcagTTAAGACAGTGGAGGGGCTGAGAGATGAAGTTAAAGTTAAGGAAAATACCATTGAAacattaaaagagaaaatagcATTGATGGATAGAGAAAAGTATGAGAAGGAAAGAGAGATTGATTTACTTAGACAGAGTCTGAGGATTCTAGGAAGCaggaagaataagaagaaaagagcATCGTTTGCATCAATGAATCTGATGATTTTAAAGACCAAATGTGTGGAATGTACATAA